From Spirochaetota bacterium:
TATCCACGAGGCCTTCGGCCATCTTTCCGAGGCGGACTTCATCTACGAGAACGACAGAATGAAGGAGTTGATGGCCAAGGGCCGTCGCGTGGGCGGCGAGAGTCTCTGCATTATCGACGACGGATCGATCGAGGGATTGACCGGGTACATTCCGATCGACGACGAGGGCATTGCGCCCGGCCCCGCCTTCCTCGTTAAAAACGGCGTGCTCTGCGGCCATCTCCACTCGCGCGAAACGGCATACCGCATGGATGAGGAACCGACCGGCAACGCGCGCGCGATATCGGCGATGGCCCAGCCGATCGTGAGGATGACCAATACATACATCGAAAATGGACCGAACAACCTCGACGGGATGCTTGACGCGGCGGAGGGCGGACTGTACGTCGCGGACGCGCTGGGAGGACAGACCAACCTGGAGATGTTCACTTTTACCGCCGGATACGGGCGCGCGATTAAAAACGGCAGGCCGGGCAAGCTTTATCGCGACGTGATGCTTTCGGGTAACACCTTCCAGACGCTCGCGGATATCGCGATGATAGGGAACGACCGGGCCATGTTCGGCGGCCTGGGCGGATGCGGCAAAAAGGGACAGTCTCCGCTTCCGGTTTCGTTCGGGGGGCCGCACATCCTGGTTAAAAACGTGCTGATAGGCGGAAGGGGCCGATGAGGATAGAACCGCCCGCGCACCTGTGCGATAAATGCCGCTGGTATGACGTCATCGGTACCTCGGGGAGGAGCGTTCCCGTTTCGTTCCGCAACAACCGGCTCTATTCCATTGCCGAAAAGGAATCGAGCGGCCTCGGGGTGAGAGTGAACGTCGATGGTAAGGTCGGCTTTTCCTTCACCAGCGAAAACGAAGGCCTCGAGGCGGCGATGCGGCGGGCGATTGAGATCGCGCCTTTCGGCGAACCCGAGGACTATTCCCTTCCTCCCGTGTCTAATCCGCCGGTCGTGGCGCTGGACACCGGAAGGCTGGAAGAGACCGATATCGCGCCGGTGCTGTCGGCGGCGGAAGAGACGATCGCGCGCATTCTCGCCGCCTTCCCCGGGGCGCAGGTGGACATGAACATATCATACGGTTCGGGCGAGCGTCGCATCCTCAACTCGGAGGGGTTCCAGGGCGCCTACCGCCATTCGTCCTTCGGTGCCGGCATAACGGCGACGATCGTGTCCCCGGACGGCGTCCGCCTGAGCGTAAGCGAGGGAGTTTCTTCGACCGGTCCCGTATCGTACGGCGCGGCCGTCGAGCGGCTGTTGTGGAAACTCGAACGGGCGCACGGCCTCCGCCGACTGCCGGGCGGGGTGCTTCCCGTAATCTGCACGCCGAAGGCCTTCGCGTCGCTCCTCGGAATCGTCGCCTCGGGGCTTTCGGCCCGTTCGGTTTTCAAGGGAATCTCGCCGTTCGCCGGGAAACTCGGACAGCGCGTCTTCAGCGAACGCTTTACCCTTTCGGACGATCCGCTCGCAGACGGTTCGGTGTACAGCTATCCCTTCGATGACGAGGGGGTCCCGGCACGGACTAAAAATATTATAGAACGGGGCGAAATTACCGAGTGGATATCCAATCTGAAATATGCAGCGCTCCTCGGCGTGCGGCCCTCAGGGAACGGCTCGCGCGGGCATTCATCGCTTCCGGAGCCTTCGTTCAGCAACGTCGTGGTGGACGGCGGGGAGGATGATTTCGATTCGCTGCGCGCCGCAGTACGTTCCGGCGTTCTCGTCGACCAGTTTATCGGGCTTGGCCAGTCGAACACGCTTACCGGCGAGTTTAAGGCCAGCCTCGATCTCGCCTATGCGATCGAGAACGGCGAGATAACCGGCAGGGTGAAGGACTGCATGCTGAGCGGCAACCTTTTCGAACTATTGGCCGCCGGGACGGTCTTCAGCCGCGAGCGACTGCACTATGGCGCCGCGCTTGTGCCCTTCGCCCTGTTTCCCGCGGTGCACTTCACGAGCTGACCCTCCCCTTGTTCTCCTCTTTCAGGCTATACCGGAAGACGCAGTTGCCGCGCCCCGACCACTGCCGCTGCTCGAGCACAAGCTTCACATCAGGGTTGTAGCCATCGAGTATGGCGTAATCCGCGTATTTACAGTACGGTTTCGCGTATTCGCCGAGCCCCCAGCGTTCGGCGGCGCCGAAGAACGAACAGCGGCCCACCCTTGCCTGGAGGTCACCTTCGGGAAAGGACGGTGATGCCTCGAAATTCTCCGGGGATATGTCGGTATAGATAAGCCGGTTGCGCAGGGAGAGTGGTTTCCTTTTTTTCGAGGCCGTTTCGGCGATGCGCTTTCCCCGTTCGCGGCCGAATTCCTCCACGGCCGCCTTCAGCACTTTTTCACCCCCGCTGGGGACCCATCTCGGCGCTAACATTTTTTGCGATAACGGCGAAGATCTGTCCTGCGAGACCGAAGCCGGGCGTCTGATGGCGCGCGCCGATACCCATTCGCATGAAGAGCGCCTTGATAAGATATGCAAAACTGAACCCCTTCGTTTTTTCTCTTGCCAGTTCGTTCACCGCTTTCCCCCTCTTGTTCATTGGCAATCCGCGCGACTATACTGTCCCGGATGATCGGCGGTGTCCATTGCAATCCATGGGGACGGTGCCCTTGCACCAAGAGCGCGGTCACTTTTGAAAAAACACCGATTAAGCTGAAAAGTGCTGTTCAGAATCGCTATCGGGGAATAAGACGTGCCCGTGGCGGCCTGGACCGGCCGCCGAATTTATAATTCCCCGAAAAAGGAGCAGTCATGAAAACACGCATCACAAAACTCTTTGGCATCAAATATCCGATAATCCTCTCCGGGATGAGCTGGATAAGCGTACCCAAGCTCGTGGCGGCGGTCAGCAACGCCGGGGGGCTGGGTATCCTCGCCACGGGCGTCATGACCGCCGAGGAAACCCGCGAGGCCGTCCGCGAAATAAGGAAGCTCACCAAGAAGCCCTTCGCCGCAAACGTCACCCTCTATTTCCCGGGAGCGGAACGAAACCTGCAGGTCCTTATCGAGGAGAAGGTTCCCGTTATTAACTACGCTCTCGGCAAGGGTGACAAGCTGACAAAGGCCGTGCACGCGTACGGCGGGAAGGTGGTCGCAACGGTGACCACTCACAAGCATTCACTCGCCGCGGAGCGCTCCGGCGCCGATGCGCTCATCGTAACCGGACACGAGGCCGCCGGACACGGAGGGGCGGTGACCTCGCTCGTGCTCATTCCGAGCATCGTCGACGCGGTAAAAATTCCCGTCATCGCCGCCGGCGGGTTCGCCGACGGGCGGGGGCTCGCCGCCGCGCTGGCCCTCGGAGCCGAGGGCATCTCGATGGGCACGCGCCTGATGAACACGAAAGAAAGCCCGGTCCATGAGAGTATGAAAAAACTGAGCATTGAAAAGCAGATATACGACACCATCTATACTCCAAAAGTGGACGGCCTGCCCGCCCGCTTCATGAAATCCGAGATAGCGCTCAAGATGGCGAAACGCCCCCTCAATCTCATCACCGCGGCCTTCAACTCAAGGGAGATCGCGAAGTCGCTGGGCTTTCCCTGGTTTAAACTCGCGTTCGCGATCCTTATTTCGGGTTACGGCAAGGCGCGGCAGATGGCCACCATGGCGAACGGTTTTAAGGCCTTCAAGGCCGGTACTATCGAAGGTGATAACGTCACTGGAGTGCTTCCGCTGGGCCAGGTTACCGGCCTTATCACCGACACCCCGAGCGTCAAACAGGTGGTCGAGAGGGTCGTAGCCGAGGCCAGGGCGGTAAAGAAGAAGGTGGGGCCGATGATTGGCTGATCCCGGCTAAAGTTTAACAGGCTGCGCGCAAATGGCCGGGGAAGCCCCCGGCCATTTGTTGGGTGGCGCTCGGCACTTTGGTCGGCCCCCAGTCTCGTGAACGTAAAGAAGGCGGTTCGGTAAAAAAGTGCTTGCGACATGGATAATCGGTATTTTTATGTAATGGTACAGTCTGGTTGTTGGATGGCTGGCCAACCAAAATCCTTCCACTCCTCAACAGGGAGTGTTGGTTTAGAGGAAGCGCACTGAACGGTTTTCGGACCGGGTCAGTGCCGATTCCCCGGTTTTGAAGTTGGGGGGTGGTCGTCCCGCAGAAACGCCGACTGGCTGAATACGATCGATCGCGAGGTTTCCCAATGTTCCCACACCTTTTCAGTCCCATCACGATAAACAATCTCGAGGTCAAAAACCGTATCGCTTATCCGTCCCTGGGCCTCCTCTACTCCTATGACGGCACGCTCAACGAGCGATATTACGAGTACTTCAGGGAGAAGGCGATAGGCGGCGCGGGTATCGTTACCGTGGGCCCGGTGGGAATCGACAAGGCCGGTTCCGGGGTGATCGTTTTATCACTTGCGAGCGACGAATCCATCGAACCATTTAAAAAGCTTGCTACGATCATAAAGGACGCCGGCGCACGCGCCTGGATACAGCTCTTCCACGCCGGGGCGTACGCGTTTTCAATCATGCTCGACGGCGAAAAACCGGTGGCGCCCTCGGAGGTCTACTCGAGGTACTCAAAGGAAACACCGCGGGCGTTGAGGATCGAAGACATAAAAAATCTGCAGCAGGCCTTCGTTAACGCCGCGCTCCGCGCGAAAGAGGCCGGCTTCGACGGAGTCGAGATCATCGCCTCGGCGGGCTATCTCATCACCCAGTTCCTCTCGCCGCTCAAGAACCTGCGCACCGACGAGTACGGCGGCTCGTTCGAAAACCGGGTGCGCTTCCCGCGCGAGGTGATCGAAAAGATCCGCTCGGCCGCGGGGCCCGACTATCCGCTGGCGGTTAGAATGGCGGGTAACGATTTTGTTCCCGGAAGCAACACCGATCTCGAGACCCCGCAGTTCGCGCGGGTATACGAGAAGGCCGGCATCGACCTGATCAACGTTACCGGCGGCTGGCACGAGGCGCGCGTACCGCAGCTCCCAATGGAGCTTCCGCGCGGAGGGTACTCCTACCTGGCGCTGAATATTAAAAAGGAGGTGTCGGTTCCGGTGATGGCCTCGAACCGTATCGCCCGGCCTGAGCTCGCGGAGCGGATGATACGCGACGGCGCGTGCGACATGGTTAACCTGGGGCGCGTATTGATCGCCGATCCCTACTGGCCCGAAAAGGCCCGTGCAGGGAGGCAGGACGAGATTCGCCCCTGCGTGGCCTGCAACCAGGGCTGTACCGATACCATCTTTAGCGCGAAGCCGGTCTTCTGCATCGTGAATCCGCGCGCCGGATATGAGTCGCAAAGAAATTTGGAAAAAGCCGAAACGCCGCTTCGGGTGATGGTGGTTGGCGCGGGGCCGGGCGGGCTTGAGGCGGCCGTCACCGCCGCGCAGGCCGGCCATGCGGTCGAGCTCTACGAAAAAAGCGACGAGATCGGCGGACAGCTCTGGATCGCCGGTGCGCCGCCGCACAAGGAAGAGCTTTGGGGGATTGTCCATTATTATAAAACGATGCTTGCAAAACAAGCCATCAGGGTGCATCTGAATACCGAGGTCACTATCGAGATTATTAAAAAAATGAAACCCGATCATGTAATCGTGGCCGAAGGTGCCGCGCCGCTGATGCCGCCCATCGAGGGCCTCGATGATACGTGCGTGATATCCTCGTGGAAGGTGCTGCGCGAGAACCCGATGCTTGGCACGCGCATAGCGGTGATCGGCGGCGGGGCGGTGGGCCTGGAGACGGCGCTGTTCCTGGCCGCCAAGGGGACGCTCTCGCCGGAGATGGTGCATTTCCTCATGGCCCACGAGGCCGAGAGTCCCGAGCGCATCCGCGAGCTCATGTTTCACGGATCGAAACAGGTGACGGTCTTCGAGATGCTGCCTAAGATCGGCAAAGACATCGGCAAGTCCACACGGTGGGTCGTGAAGATGGCCCTGCAGCGCCACGGCGTCGAGGTGCTCACCGGCGCGCGCGTCGTTTCCATTAAGGACGGAAGACTGACCTATGAGCGGGAAGGCGGGGAGCACAGGCTCAAGTTCGATACCGTGGTGCTTGCATCGGGATCGCGCCCGGTAAAAAAGCTTTCCGAAGCGCTCGAAAAAGAAGGCGTCGCCTGCACCGCCATCGGGGACTGCGTGCGCCCGGCCAAAATCAACGACGCCATCCACGAGGGCTTCATGGCCGCCCTCGCGATAGGCCGCGTGCCGGTCAAAGCGTAAACGGTCAGCGGATGTCCCTGGACATGTAGATCGAATAGTCCTTTATCCGCGGATGGTAGGACTGCTCCATGAGATGTGAAGATATCATGAAATCGGCCGTCGAGCGGTTGCATGCGGTGGGAATGTTATAGAGCACGGCGATCCTGAGCAGTGCCTTGATGTCGACGTCGTGGGGCTGCTGCGTCATGGGGTCCCAGAAGAATATGAGGATATCGACGTGCCCCTCGGCGATCATGGCGCCAAGTTGCTGGTCGCCCCCGAGAGGGCCCGATTTAAGCTTTGTGATCTTTTGACCGCCGGTGTGGCCGTTGCTCCCGTGCTGTAAAACTTTATCCGCAAGCGTCTCCTGGATGAGTTTCCCCGTGGTGGCCGTGCAGATCAGGTCGTGCCCCAGGAGCAGCTGGTAGTTCCACTCGACCCATTCCACAAGGTCTTTCTTTCTGTTGTCGTGCGCGACGAGCGCGATGTTTTTGATTTTTTCCATGGTTCTCCGCTCTTTATAGTTGGTAAAACAGACGATTCGAGTTTCGATCTCCCGTTGAACCCGGGTAGTCTCCGTGTTGCGGGTTCAGGCGATATTCACCGGACCGCCGCCGGAGCGTTTTATTAAAGACAATATACCGAAAGAACGCTCGTGCGGGTCGCATTCGGGATAAATAAATTGTTAACTTTTATACCGTGTCAGAGCCCCATCACTTCGTTAAGATAGGCGTTGAACTTCCGCATCGCCATAAACGCCTCAATGCATACCGAGGCAAACTCCTTCGAGAGAACGGTCTTTTCGCTTACCTCCCGGAACACCATGTAGTGCTTGTACTTCAATAGTTCGATATCGGGATGGTCCCGCGGGAATCCCTTCGGCGCCGTAACGAGCGTCTCCCCCGACAGCCCGCCGAAAAGCCTCACCAGCGCCGGCGCGGCGATGATTTTCTTGAACGGGCCCGGGTCGCGCGCGATCGCCGTGCGGATGGCGAGAAGCAGCGGGCCGGGGGGCATATAGATGCCGCCCGAAACGAAACAGTTTCCGGGCTCGATGTGCAGGTAGTAGCCGGCGCCGGGCGTCGCGCGGCCGCCGCTTTTCATGAACGATCCGAAGTTCGTCTTGTATGGCGTTTTTTCCCTAAAGAACCGTGTGTCGCGGAAAATGCGGAAAAGACAGTCCTCGGCCTCCACGCCCGTTACGGTGTGGTCGAATTTTGAGATTTCACCGAGCAGAAGCGTGACGAATTCTCGCATGTTTGTGCGCGCATCGTCGTAGAGCGGGCGGTTGGCGTGGAACCATTCGCGCGAATTGTTCGCTGCGAGTTTTTTAAGAAATTCAAGCGTCCGTCTGTTGATCATGGTGCCTTCTCCGCGCCGTCTGTGTTTTTTACGTCGATTTCGGCAAGCCGCGTACGCAACCACTTTCCTGCCTCGACCGTTGAACCGTCAGGGAGGCGTACAAGATAGGGTCTGCCGGTCGATGACGAGCGGGTGGCGCAGTAGTCGATAAACTGTTCGGCCGTTTTAACTCGCCCGCCGGCGCGGTCAAGCTTCATTTTCAGATGCGCCCTGGCCTCGCGCGCCGTGTATGAGGCGCCGTTGCGGATAAACGCGAATCCCGAACGCTCGAGTGCGTTGAGCAGGGAATGTATGCGACCACGTTCGAGCGGATCGATATCGGCCGCGCCTGAATGGTGGGGCGGGATGAGCGCAGCCAGTGCGATGGCAAAAGCAAGACATGCGAGTGGTTTATTCATGCTGCTTGATAGCACATTTGACTGGGGAATGCAACAAGACTATTGAAGTGCGGTGTCTGCCCGGGTAAAAAGAATAACAATGGCGGCGGATAACGCGTGGCTTGTCGTCGGCGAGGGGCGTCGCGAGGCCGCCGCTTCCCTCCTGAACATGTTGATGGTGAAGGCGTCTTAATTTGAAGGAGTGGGTTTCCCCGGCCCTGAAGTCACGCCTGGAGGCGGGAAGCCGCGCCCTGTAAATTTTTGCGGTGCCCCGAATCTTTTAATACTTGCGCTTGGTGTTATTGTCGACATATTATTCCCAACCTCGTCCGGGGAAATTACGGAACGGCAGGGGCGTGCACGTGGAAAATCTCCTCTCTTTCACCCGTACCGACGTAAGCTGGATCGATCTGGGACTCCTTTTCATTTATCTTTCCGGTATCACCGTGTACGGCTATCTGTTTAAAAACCGCGTGCATACCTCGCGCGATTATTTCCTCGCGGGCAAAAGCCTGCCGTGGTGGATCATCGGCATGTCCATCATCGGGACGAACATCGGATCGAACGATTATGTCGGGGGCGCGGGGGGAGCGTACCGCATCGGTATTGCGCAGGCAAATTTCGAATGGATCGGAGCCATCCCGGCCATGATCATCGCCGCATTCATCTTCATCCCGTTCTACTGGCGCGCTGGCGTCTTCTCGATCCCCGAGTATCTGGGCAGGCGCTACTCCGAACCCGTACGGGTTATCGCGGCGCTCATCCTTAGCCTGTTCTCGGTGCTGATCGTAGGCGTGTTCCTTTGGGCCACCGCGCTCATGCTTCAGACTTATCTGGGCTGGCCCGTACTCCTCAGCATTGTCGTTACCGCCGGGGTCGTCGGTCTGTACACGGTCTCCGGGGGGCTCGCGGCGGTGGCCTATACGGACGCGGTGCAGCTGGTCATCATGTTCGCCGGAGCGGTGGTGGTTGCGGTGATCGGCATCAACGCGGCCGGCGGGGCGGTCAATTTCGCGACACAGCTTCAGGAGCGGTTCCCCGATCACCTGCACGCTTTTCTTCCGTCCACGCATGATGAATTTCCCTGGCCGGGGGTGCTCATGGGCCTGGGCCTGGTTTTGTCGCCGGCATACTGGTGCACCAATCAGGCGATCATGCAGCGCTGTCTCGGCGCAAGGACGGAGTGGGACGGGAAGGCGAGTATGATGTTCGCCGCGATGGCCAAGACCTTCGTGCCCCTGCTCATCGTGCTTCCGGGCTTTTTCGCCCTGCTCATGGCGCCGGAACGCCTTGGGGTGTCGGACCAGGCGCTCCCGTGGGTGGTGAAGAACCTGCTTCCTCCCGGAGTGTCGGGGCTCCTTTTCGTCGCCTTTATTGCGGCGCTGCAGTCGTCGATTTCATCCACGCTCAATTCGGCTTCGGTGATGGTGACGCGGGACATCCTGGGTGTGATGCGGAGGAAAAGCCTGGGTGACGCGGCGGAACTGAGGCTGGGCAGAATTATTACGATCGCGGCACTCGCGGCCGGAATCCTCTGTGCGCCGCTTACCGCTCAGTTCAGGGGGATATACGTTTACGTACAGCAGCTTCTTTCATTTTTTCAGGGGCCGGTGTTCGCTCTCCTGTTGATGGGTATTCTGTTTAATCGGATCACGCCGCGGGCCGGTCTCTGGAGCCTGCTGCTCGGGCTTGCGTTCGCGGCCCTGCTGGGGTTTGCCGGGCTCAACATGCTCTACATGGCCTTCTGGAGCTTTGTGATGTCGGTCGCACTCCTCTTCGGGATCAGTGCGTTTACAAAGCCGAAGAGCGCATCCGAACTTGAAAACCTTACCTATACATCGGTGGTGAAGGAGGCGGTCGATGTTTGACTGGATACACACTCTTCCCCTGTGGACCGCCAAGGTCGGGGCCATGCTGCTCTTCGCGGGCGTGCTTGCGATGGTGTGGAGCATGCCGAAAGATTTTGTATACTTCGGCGCGCCCGACAGGGGACGCTGGAGGGACCTTCGCGTGTGGGCCACGGTACTTCTTGCGGTGCAGTGCGGGATATATTATGCGTTTTAGGCCTTTTTCGGGAGTTTCCGGCGCGGCGTTGCTGATAATGCGGGCCGTACCGGTCTTTGTTGTGATGTTAGCGGCAGCGCAGCCGGCGATATCGGAGGATTTCTTCTCGTACAGCCTAATGGCCGCCGGTGCGCGGGATCCGGAAACGAAGATCGGGTACTGGACGTCCGCGATAGAAAACTGGACGGTGGACGCGGGAGAGTTTCCCCTGTCCCGTGCCTTTTTCAACCGCGGTACCGCGTACGCGCGTATGGGGATGACGAAGAGGGCGATCGCCGATTATGACCGGGCCGTCGCGGCCGATCCGCGTTTCGCGAAGGCATACAATAATCGCGGGATACTCCGCTGGGCCTCCGGCGACCGGGATGGCGCGATCGCCGATTATGAGAGGGCAGTCGCGGCTTCTCCTTCGTTTTTCGAGGCCTATTACAACCGCGGGATAGCTCGCTCGGCCATGGGGGACCACCACCTCGCAATCGACGATTACACCAGGGCCGTTTCGATCTCGACGCGTTACGCGAAAGCCTATAACAACCGCGGGATAGCGCGGGCCGCGATCGGAGAGTACCCCGATGCGATCGCCGATTATAAACGGGCCATCGAGATCGACCCGAACGATCCCATCTTCTACAACAACCGGGGCGTCGTCCTCGTGCGAATGGATCGTCCCGATGAAGCGCTGGCTGATTTTTCCCGGGCCCTTGCTTTAAATCCCTCGTATACCGCAGCGCGCAGAAACAGGGGAATAGCCAATCATCTTGCCGGTAAGTACGGAGCGGCCGCGGAGGATTACCGCGAGGTGCTGATGCAAAACCCCGGAGACAGGGAAATAGACATGGGCCGGCGGCGCGCCCTCGCCGGGGAAAAGCTGCCTCCATTGACGGTGACGGGGGATGAAACTCGAGCGACAGGTCGCGTTCTCTCTCCGGATGAAAAGAAGAGAATCGGCCCGTTCGCGCGTCAGGGCGGCGCGCGAACGGGCATGCGCGAGCCTGGCCCGGAGGAGAAGCGCGCTGCCGTTACGCATTATGAACGGGGCAGAGCGCTCGCGAAAAAGGGAAGACTGGTGCCGGCGATAGCGGAGCTCTCGCGGGCGGTACGGCTTAACCCCGATGAAAGTGGGGTGTATGTGGAACGCGGAAGGCTCCACGCGCAGCGGGGAGACCTAATGAAGGCCGGAGAAGACTACGACAGGGCGATCGCACTCGGGCCGGAGAGCCCGATACAGTACTATAATCGCGGCATAATTCTGTATAAAAAAGGACAGTACGCTCGCGCAATAGAGGATTTTACGCGCGCCATAATACTCGATCCCGCTGATCCCGAATCGTACAACAACCGGGGCAGCGCCCGCCTTGCCGCCGGCGAGCCCGGCGAGGCTGTCCGCGATTACTCCCGTGCCCTGGGTCTGCGGGGCGATTACGCCCGTGCCTACGCAAACCGCGGTGTGGCCATGTTCTATCAGGATGATTTTCCAGGGGCACTCGCCGATTTCAACAGCGCGCTCCGTATCGATCCCCGGGAAGGAATGGCGCTCCATAACAGGGGGATCATCCACTATGTGCTGGGCGACCGCGGAGGCTCGCTTGACGATTTCAACGCCGCCATTGCGCTCGATCCGGGCAATTCGTATTCGCGGATATGGCGCCTGGCCATCGCCGCCGGATCGTCGGACGCTGGAATGGCCGCTTACATGGCGCAGGAACGCACGCGATACGCCCGGCATTCCCCGTCGTGGCCGGTGGCGCTTATGCGTGGTTTTCTCGGTATCGTTCCAGACGCGGAGCTTTTACGAAAAGCATCCGCCGTGAATGATGCACGGCTGGCGAAGAGAAGGCGGGCCGAGGCGTTGTATTATCTGGGTCTGCGAAAGAAGATGATCGAAAAAAAGAAAGGGCAGGCCATGGACTATTTTAAGAGAAGCCTGGCGGAGGACTCATCCATGGTCCACACCGGTCGTCTCGCGCGCTTTGAGGTGTCGGGCGGCTGAGCACCGGAAAGGTGATTTCACACAACCACTCAAGGAGGCGGTCATGGCGGTCAGCGGATTGAAACGGGTGCTCGGTCTCCCCGAGGTGTCGTTTATCGCGATAGGATGCACCATCGGCGGGGGGATCTTCGTCTTCACCGGCATCGTACTCAAGATAGTCGGCAACACCCTGCCGCTGGCCTTCGCCATGGCTGTGGTCCCAGTTCTTATCAGTATGCTGCCGCTGGCCATGCTGGGGTCGGCCATCCCGGCGACCGGCGCAAACTACAAGTATCCCAGCCGCATGGTGTCGCCCGGCCTGGCCTTTGTGGGCATGTGGGTGTATATCCTGGCATCCTTCTTCGGGCAGATCCCGCTGTACGCGCTGAGCTGCGCCCGATATATAGGCATGCTGGTCCCTGGAGTGCCCGTGGAACTAACTGCCGTGGCGATCCTTACTGTTTTTTTCATCGTCAATCTGCTCGGCGTAAGGCCGGCGGCGTGGGCGCAGGGCCTGATGGTGATCGTTTTGATCAGCGCGCTGGTGTTCTACTCGGTTACGGGAGCCACGGCGTTCAATCCCGAAAACCTCAGGGGAATGTTTGAAAAGGGCGCAGGGCCCCTCATGCTGGGGGTGGCGCTGCTCACCTTCACCTATCTTGGCTCAAACGCGATCATCGAGCTGGGGGACGAGATAAACAACCCGGGCAAGGTGATTCCTCGGGCCTTCTTTATCGCCTTTCCCGTGGTTGCGGTACTCTATGTATTCGTGGCGCTCGCAACGGTCGGCGCGGCCCCGATTGAGACGCTTCTGAGCTCGAAAGACCCGATGTTCGAAGTCAGCGGGGCGTGC
This genomic window contains:
- a CDS encoding tetratricopeptide repeat protein, which gives rise to MLAAAQPAISEDFFSYSLMAAGARDPETKIGYWTSAIENWTVDAGEFPLSRAFFNRGTAYARMGMTKRAIADYDRAVAADPRFAKAYNNRGILRWASGDRDGAIADYERAVAASPSFFEAYYNRGIARSAMGDHHLAIDDYTRAVSISTRYAKAYNNRGIARAAIGEYPDAIADYKRAIEIDPNDPIFYNNRGVVLVRMDRPDEALADFSRALALNPSYTAARRNRGIANHLAGKYGAAAEDYREVLMQNPGDREIDMGRRRALAGEKLPPLTVTGDETRATGRVLSPDEKKRIGPFARQGGARTGMREPGPEEKRAAVTHYERGRALAKKGRLVPAIAELSRAVRLNPDESGVYVERGRLHAQRGDLMKAGEDYDRAIALGPESPIQYYNRGIILYKKGQYARAIEDFTRAIILDPADPESYNNRGSARLAAGEPGEAVRDYSRALGLRGDYARAYANRGVAMFYQDDFPGALADFNSALRIDPREGMALHNRGIIHYVLGDRGGSLDDFNAAIALDPGNSYSRIWRLAIAAGSSDAGMAAYMAQERTRYARHSPSWPVALMRGFLGIVPDAELLRKASAVNDARLAKRRRAEALYYLGLRKKMIEKKKGQAMDYFKRSLAEDSSMVHTGRLARFEVSGG
- a CDS encoding APC family permease; translation: MAVSGLKRVLGLPEVSFIAIGCTIGGGIFVFTGIVLKIVGNTLPLAFAMAVVPVLISMLPLAMLGSAIPATGANYKYPSRMVSPGLAFVGMWVYILASFFGQIPLYALSCARYIGMLVPGVPVELTAVAILTVFFIVNLLGVRPAAWAQGLMVIVLISALVFYSVTGATAFNPENLRGMFEKGAGPLMLGVALLTFTYLGSNAIIELGDEINNPGKVIPRAFFIAFPVVAVLYVFVALATVGAAPIETLLSSKDPMFEVSGACAGGAGRLFFILGGAVLALLTTLNALFMVGTKSLLVVIDDRILPGWLGGLNRRFGTPHILLSLIYACSVLGVLSGLPLETFASYAALGGMIIFVPVLIASLRLPHLYPERYERSQFKLRGFLLWFCPVVGFLMVAFFSAVILADLKSPVKIGLFGAFILSGIIYYMARKRLLLREGVDLGLIKGRSDWSD